The following proteins are encoded in a genomic region of Syngnathus acus chromosome 22, fSynAcu1.2, whole genome shotgun sequence:
- the tnika gene encoding TRAF2 and NCK interacting kinase a isoform X4, with product MASDSPARSLDEIDLSALRDPAGIFELVELVGNGTYGQVYKGRHVKTGQLAAIKVMDVTGDEEEEIKAEINMLKKYSHHRNIATYYGAFIKKNPPGIDDQLWLVMEFCGAGSVTDLIKNTKGNSLKEEWTAYICREILRGLTHLHQHKVIHRDIKGQNVLLTENAEVKLVDFGVSAQLDRTVGRRNTFIGTPYWMAPEVIACDENPDATYDFKSDLWSLGITAMEMAEGAPPLCDMHPMRALFLIPRNPAPRLKSKKWSKKFQLFIESCLVKSHGQRPSTEQLLKHPFIRDLPNERQIRIQLKDHIDRTKKKRGERDETEYEYSGSEEEDEERDTGEPSSIINIPGESTLRRDFLRLQLANKERSEAQRRQQLEQQQNEEHKRLLLAERQKRIEEQKEQRRRLEEQQQRERELRKQHEREQRRRYEEMEQLRREEERRHAEREQEYIRRQLEEEQRQLEILQQQLLQEQALLLEYKRKQVEEQRQAERLQRQLQQERAYLVSLQQQQQQQQQQQEGRQAEKKQLYHYKDVVHPNDKPAWAKEVPPQAQVQRGNPPRSNLRHHQSFNQAPLCSSPAAHHGQPRAQIPRRTPSVGGQILRIALDPEVPLDPGLKREISQQVRELRAQNRSQRKRSPTGVKEDAKAPRNPEKEASGPVPLRQSKSPGRPLSAPSHADISDVLTKAPAQVQKLVEERSKLNRQSSPALQPKVSNRISDPSLPPRSESFGSGGMQAARTPPTHRPVEPQMAHLVPVKTHSSSMSGSQSLQDQTGGALSEGMVLRPDIPRQNSDPTSDIQSPPLCIAERDRDRSRLREEDLPPKLRESQSIPPRTTSISPALVRKNSPNGGVCSGPRTGSQLIRASNPDLRRSELSLDAMLQRTSSNSSSSSSPSSQGGSVERRGQSRQETSPLGANQEARSKQEEGRESSRPSRPADLSALAKELRELRVEEGNRPPVKVTDYSSSSEESESSDEDGEPVGHDGTVAVSDIPRIMPAVQSSGESYGGLSEGPEPYSNSKDGTLVMREAEEKRRGSHAESNGFGNHGNHGNLPDLVRQSSSPTAPPTALQELGDMPEFGLGGCKASFTPFVDPRVYQTSPSDENENSAAAMFASELLRQEQARLNEARKISVVNVNPTNIRPHSDTPEIRKYKKRFNSEILCAALWGVNLLVGTENGLMLLDRSGQGKVYNLITRRRFLQMDVLEGLNVLVTISGKKNKLRVYYLSWLRNRILHNDPEVEKKQGWITVGELEGCVHYKVVKYERIKFLVIALKNSVEIYAWAPKPYHKFMAFKSFAELQHRPQLVDLTVEEGQRLKVIYGSSLGFHVIDVDSGNPYDIYIPSHCAKETKIQSQVTPHAIVVLPKTDGMEMLLCYEDEGVYVNTYGRITKDVVLQWGEMPTSVAYIHSNQIMGWGEKAIEIRSVETGHLDGVFMHKRAQRLKFLCERNDKVFFASVRSGGSSQVFFMTLNRNSMMNW from the exons ATGGCGAGTGACTCCCCGGCTCGGAGTCTGGATGAAATTGACCTGTCTGCTTTGAGG GACCCTGCTGGCATCTTTGAGCTTGTGGAGCTGGTAGGAAATGGCACCTACGGCCAAGTGTACAAG GGTCGCCATGTTAAGACAGGCCAGCTGGCAGCCATCAAGGTCATGGATGTCACCGGG gatgaggaagaagagatCAAAGCGGAAATCAACATGCTGAAGAAGTACAGCCACCACCGCAACATCGCTACCTACTACGGAGCGTTCATTAAGAAGAACCCCCCAGGGATCGACGACCAGCTATGG CTGGTCATGGAGTTCTGCGGCGCCGGCTCGGTGACGGATCTGATCAAGAACACCAAGGGCAACTCTCTGAAAGAGGAGTGGACGGCCTACATCTGCCGAGAGATCCTCAGG ggCCTGACTCATCTCCATCAGCACAAGGTCATCCACCGAGACATCAAGGGACAGAACGTCCTGCTGACGGAGAACGCCGAGGTCAAACTAG TGGACTTTGGCGTTTCGGCCCAGTTGGACCGCACGGTGGGAAGGAGGAACACGTTTATCGGGACGCCGTATTGGATGGCGCCGGAGGTGATCGCCTGCGACGAGAACCCCGACGCCACGTACGATTTCAAG AGCGATTTATGGTCACTGGGCATCACGGCCATGGAGATGGCTGAAGGAGCGCCGC CCTTGTGTGACATGCACCCCATGAGAGCCCTCTTCCTCATCCCGCGGAATCCCGCGCCAAGACTCAAGTCAAAGAAATG GTCGAAGAAGTTCCAGCTGTTCATCGAGAGCTGCCTGGTGAAGAGCCACGGCCAGAGGCCCAGCACTGAGCAGCTCCTCAAGCACCCGTTCATCAGGGACCTGCCCAACGAGAGGCAGATCCGCATCCAGCTCAAGGACCACATCGACCGCACCAAGAAGAAGCGAGGCGAGAGAG ACGAGACCGAGTACGAATACAGCGGCAGCGAGGAAGAGGACGAGGAACGAGACACGGGTGAACCCAG CTCCATCATCAACATCCCCGGCGAGTCGACCCTGCGGCGGGATTTCCTGCGCCTGCAGCTAGCCAATAAGGAACGCTCGGAGGCGCAACGACGGCAGCagctggagcagcagcagaacgAGGAGCACAAGCGCCTGCTGCTGGCCGAGAGGCAGAAGCGCATCGAGGAGCAGAAGGAGCAGCGGCGCCGCCTGGAGGAG cagcagcaacgcGAGCGCGAGCTGAGGAAGCAGCACGAAAGGGAGCAGAGGAGGCGATACGAGGAAATGGAGCAGCTCCGTAGAGAGGAGGAGCGGCGGCACGCCGAAAGAGAACAG GAGTATATCCGTAGGCAGCTGGAAGAGGAGCAGAGGCAGTTAGAGATTCTCCAGCAGCAACTTCTACAGGAACAGGCGCTTCTGCTG GAGTACAAGCGCAAGCAGGTGGAAGAGCAGCGGCAGGCCGAGCGTCTGCAGAGGCAACTCCAGCAGGAACGGGCCTACCTGGTCtcgctgcagcagcagcagcagcagcaacagcagcagcaggaggggCGGCAGGCGGAAAAGAAACAGCTCTACCACTACAAAGACGTCGTCCATCCCAACGACAAGCCGGCCTGGGCTAAAGAG GTGCCACCGCAAGCACAGGTTCAGCGCGGTAACCCGCCCCGCTCGAACCTGCGCCATCATCAGTCATTCAATCAAGCGCCTTTGTGCTCGTCCCCGGCGGCCCACCACGGCCAGCCCCGAGCTCAAATCCCTAGACGCACGCCGTCCGTGGGCGGCCAGATCCTCCGCATAGCGCTCGACCCCGAGGTGCCCCTCGACCCGGGGCTAAAGCGGGAGATAAGTCAGCAGGTCAGAGAGTTGAGGGCTCAGAACCGCAGTCAGAGGAAGCGCAGCCCGACCGGCGTCAAGGAAGACGCTAAGGCGCCTCGTAACCCCGAGAAAGAAGCTTCCGGTCCCGTGCCGCTCAGACAGTCCAAGTCCCCAGGCAGGCCCCTCTCTGCTCCCAGTCACGCTGACATCTCAGATGTTCTTACTAAGGCCCCAGCGCAGGTCCAAAAACTG gtggAGGAGAGGTCAAAGCTGAACAGGCAGAGCTCTCCGGCACTGCAGCCTAAAGTGTCGAACCGGATCTCCGacccttccctccctccccgaTCCGAGTCCTTTGGTAGCGGCGGCATGCAGGCCGCCCGAACTCCACCCACCCACCGTCCCGTTGAaccccag ATGGCCCACCTGGTTCCGGTCAAGACGCACTCCAGCTCCATGTCGGGTTCTCAGTCCCTGCAGGACCAGACGGGAGGCGCTCTGAGCGAGGGCATGGTCCTCAGGCCCGACATCCCCCGCCAGAACTCCGACCCGACTTCTGACATCCAAAGTCCGCCACTTTGTATCGCCGAGCGAGATCGGGACAGGAGCCGGCTAAGAGAGGAAGACCTGCCGCCCAAGCTCCGAGAATCCCAATCG ATCCCTCCGAGGACCACCTCCATCTCCCCAGCCTTGGTCAGGAAGAACTCCCCCAATGGCGGTGTCTGTTCTGGGCCTCGAACAGGATCTCAGCTTATACGAGCAAG TAACCCAGATCTGCGCCGTTCCGAGCTCTCCCTAGACGCCATGCTGCAAAGAACTTCCTCCAACTCGTCGTCGTCTTCCTCGCCCTCGTCCCAAGGAGGCTCGGTGGAGAGGAGAG GTCAGAGCAGACAGGAGACCTCGCCGTTGGGAGCCAATCAGGAGGCCAGATCCAAACAGGAGGAGGGCCGCGAATCAAGCCGACCCAGCAGGCCCGCG GACCTCAGCGCTCTGGCTAAGGAACTGCGAGAGTTGAGGGTCGAGGAGGGGAACCGGCCTCCGGTTAAG GTGACGGACTATTCGTCGTCCAGCGAGGAGTCGGAGAGCAGCGACGAAGACGGCGAGCCTGTGGGACACGACGGCACCGTGGCCGTTAGCGACATCCCTCGTATCAT GCCAGCCGTGCAAAGCAGCGGCGAGTCTTACGGAGGACTGAGCGAGGGGCCGGAGCCTTACAGCAACTCCAAAGATGGCACGCTGGTCATGAGAGAG gCCGAGGAAAAGAGGCGAGGCAGCCACGCCGAGAGCAACGGGTTTGGGAATCACGGTAACCACGGCAACCTACCCGACCTGGTGCGGCAGAGCAGCTCGCCCACAGCCCCGCCCACCGCCCTGCAGGAGCTGGGAGACATGCCCGAG TTCGGTCTTGGCGGTTGCAAAGCGTCCTTCACCCCGTTTGTGGACCCCCGCGTCTACCAAACGTCCCCGAGCGACGAAAATGAGAACTCAGCAGCTG CCATGTTTGCCAGCGAGCTGCTGCGGCAGGAACAGGCCCGCCTCAACGAAGCCAGGAAGATCTCGGTGGTCAACGTCAACCCCACCAACATCCGACCGCACAGCGACACGCCCGAGATCCGCAAGTACAAGAAGCGTTTCAACTCGGAGATCCTTTGCGCCGCGCTCTGGG GTGTGAATCTGCTGGTGGGGACGGAGAACGGCCTCATGTTGCTCGACCGAAGCGGCCAGGGAAAAGTTTACAACCTGATCACCAGGCGGCGTTTCCTTCAAATGGACGTGCTGGAGGGCCTCAACGTGCTCGTCACCATATCGG GGAAAAAGAACAAGCTGCGCGTTTACTACCTGTCCTGGCTGAGGAACAGAATACTGCACAACGACCCGGAAGTGGAGAAGAAGCAAGGCTGGATCACCGTCGGGGAGCTGGAAGGATGCGTGCATTATAAAGTTG TGAAGTACGAGAGGATCAAGTTCCTGGTGATTGCCCTGAAGAACTCGGTGGAGATCTACGCCTGGGCCCCTAAGCCCTACCACAAGTTCATGGCCTTTAAG TCGTTCGCCGAGCTGCAGCATCGTCCTCAGCTGGTGGACCTGACCGTGGAGGAAGGCCAGAGGTTGAAGGTCATCTACGGCTCCAGCTTGGGCTTCCACGTCATCGACGTCGACTCGGGCAACCCGTACGACATCTACATCCCGTCACAC tgcGCCAAAGAGACCAAG ATTCAGAGCCAGGTGACGCCGCACGCCATCGTGGTGTTACCCAAGACGGACGGCATGGAGATGCTGCTGTGCTACGAGGACGAGGGCGTCTACGTCAACACTTACGGCAGGATCACCAAAGACGTTGTGCTGCAATGGGGGGAAATGCCCACCTCTGTtg CTTACATCCACTCCAATCAAATCATGGGCTGGGGCGAGAAAGCCATCGAGATCCGCTCGGTGGAGACGGGCCACCTGGACGGAGTCTTCATGCACAAGAGGGCCCAGAGACTCAAGTTCCTGTGCGAGCGCAATGACAAA GTGTTCTTTGCATCGGTGCGCTCAGGAGGCAGCAGTCAAGTGTTTTTCATGACCCTCAATAGGAACTCCATGATGAATTGGTga
- the tnika gene encoding TRAF2 and NCK interacting kinase a isoform X7, which yields MASDSPARSLDEIDLSALRDPAGIFELVELVGNGTYGQVYKGRHVKTGQLAAIKVMDVTGDEEEEIKAEINMLKKYSHHRNIATYYGAFIKKNPPGIDDQLWLVMEFCGAGSVTDLIKNTKGNSLKEEWTAYICREILRGLTHLHQHKVIHRDIKGQNVLLTENAEVKLVDFGVSAQLDRTVGRRNTFIGTPYWMAPEVIACDENPDATYDFKSDLWSLGITAMEMAEGAPPLCDMHPMRALFLIPRNPAPRLKSKKWSKKFQLFIESCLVKSHGQRPSTEQLLKHPFIRDLPNERQIRIQLKDHIDRTKKKRGERDETEYEYSGSEEEDEERDTGEPSSIINIPGESTLRRDFLRLQLANKERSEAQRRQQLEQQQNEEHKRLLLAERQKRIEEQKEQRRRLEEQQRERELRKQHEREQRRRYEEMEQLRREEERRHAEREQEYKRKQVEEQRQAERLQRQLQQERAYLVSLQQQQQQQQQQQEGRQAEKKQLYHYKDVVHPNDKPAWAKEVPPQAQVQRGNPPRSNLRHHQSFNQAPLCSSPAAHHGQPRAQIPRRTPSVGGQILRIALDPEVPLDPGLKREISQQVRELRAQNRSQRKRSPTGVKEDAKAPRNPEKEASGPVPLRQSKSPGRPLSAPSHADISDVLTKAPAQVQKLVEERSKLNRQSSPALQPKVSNRISDPSLPPRSESFGSGGMQAARTPPTHRPVEPQMAHLVPVKTHSSSMSGSQSLQDQTGGALSEGMVLRPDIPRQNSDPTSDIQSPPLCIAERDRDRSRLREEDLPPKLRESQSIPPRTTSISPALVRKNSPNGGVCSGPRTGSQLIRASNPDLRRSELSLDAMLQRTSSNSSSSSSPSSQGGSVERRGQSRQETSPLGANQEARSKQEEGRESSRPSRPASYKKAIDEDLSALAKELRELRVEEGNRPPVKVTDYSSSSEESESSDEDGEPVGHDGTVAVSDIPRIMPAVQSSGESYGGLSEGPEPYSNSKDGTLVMREAEEKRRGSHAESNGFGNHGNHGNLPDLVRQSSSPTAPPTALQELGDMPEFGLGGCKASFTPFVDPRVYQTSPSDENENSAAAMFASELLRQEQARLNEARKISVVNVNPTNIRPHSDTPEIRKYKKRFNSEILCAALWGVNLLVGTENGLMLLDRSGQGKVYNLITRRRFLQMDVLEGLNVLVTISGKKNKLRVYYLSWLRNRILHNDPEVEKKQGWITVGELEGCVHYKVVKYERIKFLVIALKNSVEIYAWAPKPYHKFMAFKSFAELQHRPQLVDLTVEEGQRLKVIYGSSLGFHVIDVDSGNPYDIYIPSHCAKETKIQSQVTPHAIVVLPKTDGMEMLLCYEDEGVYVNTYGRITKDVVLQWGEMPTSVAYIHSNQIMGWGEKAIEIRSVETGHLDGVFMHKRAQRLKFLCERNDKVFFASVRSGGSSQVFFMTLNRNSMMNW from the exons ATGGCGAGTGACTCCCCGGCTCGGAGTCTGGATGAAATTGACCTGTCTGCTTTGAGG GACCCTGCTGGCATCTTTGAGCTTGTGGAGCTGGTAGGAAATGGCACCTACGGCCAAGTGTACAAG GGTCGCCATGTTAAGACAGGCCAGCTGGCAGCCATCAAGGTCATGGATGTCACCGGG gatgaggaagaagagatCAAAGCGGAAATCAACATGCTGAAGAAGTACAGCCACCACCGCAACATCGCTACCTACTACGGAGCGTTCATTAAGAAGAACCCCCCAGGGATCGACGACCAGCTATGG CTGGTCATGGAGTTCTGCGGCGCCGGCTCGGTGACGGATCTGATCAAGAACACCAAGGGCAACTCTCTGAAAGAGGAGTGGACGGCCTACATCTGCCGAGAGATCCTCAGG ggCCTGACTCATCTCCATCAGCACAAGGTCATCCACCGAGACATCAAGGGACAGAACGTCCTGCTGACGGAGAACGCCGAGGTCAAACTAG TGGACTTTGGCGTTTCGGCCCAGTTGGACCGCACGGTGGGAAGGAGGAACACGTTTATCGGGACGCCGTATTGGATGGCGCCGGAGGTGATCGCCTGCGACGAGAACCCCGACGCCACGTACGATTTCAAG AGCGATTTATGGTCACTGGGCATCACGGCCATGGAGATGGCTGAAGGAGCGCCGC CCTTGTGTGACATGCACCCCATGAGAGCCCTCTTCCTCATCCCGCGGAATCCCGCGCCAAGACTCAAGTCAAAGAAATG GTCGAAGAAGTTCCAGCTGTTCATCGAGAGCTGCCTGGTGAAGAGCCACGGCCAGAGGCCCAGCACTGAGCAGCTCCTCAAGCACCCGTTCATCAGGGACCTGCCCAACGAGAGGCAGATCCGCATCCAGCTCAAGGACCACATCGACCGCACCAAGAAGAAGCGAGGCGAGAGAG ACGAGACCGAGTACGAATACAGCGGCAGCGAGGAAGAGGACGAGGAACGAGACACGGGTGAACCCAG CTCCATCATCAACATCCCCGGCGAGTCGACCCTGCGGCGGGATTTCCTGCGCCTGCAGCTAGCCAATAAGGAACGCTCGGAGGCGCAACGACGGCAGCagctggagcagcagcagaacgAGGAGCACAAGCGCCTGCTGCTGGCCGAGAGGCAGAAGCGCATCGAGGAGCAGAAGGAGCAGCGGCGCCGCCTGGAGGAG cagcaacgcGAGCGCGAGCTGAGGAAGCAGCACGAAAGGGAGCAGAGGAGGCGATACGAGGAAATGGAGCAGCTCCGTAGAGAGGAGGAGCGGCGGCACGCCGAAAGAGAACAG GAGTACAAGCGCAAGCAGGTGGAAGAGCAGCGGCAGGCCGAGCGTCTGCAGAGGCAACTCCAGCAGGAACGGGCCTACCTGGTCtcgctgcagcagcagcagcagcagcaacagcagcagcaggaggggCGGCAGGCGGAAAAGAAACAGCTCTACCACTACAAAGACGTCGTCCATCCCAACGACAAGCCGGCCTGGGCTAAAGAG GTGCCACCGCAAGCACAGGTTCAGCGCGGTAACCCGCCCCGCTCGAACCTGCGCCATCATCAGTCATTCAATCAAGCGCCTTTGTGCTCGTCCCCGGCGGCCCACCACGGCCAGCCCCGAGCTCAAATCCCTAGACGCACGCCGTCCGTGGGCGGCCAGATCCTCCGCATAGCGCTCGACCCCGAGGTGCCCCTCGACCCGGGGCTAAAGCGGGAGATAAGTCAGCAGGTCAGAGAGTTGAGGGCTCAGAACCGCAGTCAGAGGAAGCGCAGCCCGACCGGCGTCAAGGAAGACGCTAAGGCGCCTCGTAACCCCGAGAAAGAAGCTTCCGGTCCCGTGCCGCTCAGACAGTCCAAGTCCCCAGGCAGGCCCCTCTCTGCTCCCAGTCACGCTGACATCTCAGATGTTCTTACTAAGGCCCCAGCGCAGGTCCAAAAACTG gtggAGGAGAGGTCAAAGCTGAACAGGCAGAGCTCTCCGGCACTGCAGCCTAAAGTGTCGAACCGGATCTCCGacccttccctccctccccgaTCCGAGTCCTTTGGTAGCGGCGGCATGCAGGCCGCCCGAACTCCACCCACCCACCGTCCCGTTGAaccccag ATGGCCCACCTGGTTCCGGTCAAGACGCACTCCAGCTCCATGTCGGGTTCTCAGTCCCTGCAGGACCAGACGGGAGGCGCTCTGAGCGAGGGCATGGTCCTCAGGCCCGACATCCCCCGCCAGAACTCCGACCCGACTTCTGACATCCAAAGTCCGCCACTTTGTATCGCCGAGCGAGATCGGGACAGGAGCCGGCTAAGAGAGGAAGACCTGCCGCCCAAGCTCCGAGAATCCCAATCG ATCCCTCCGAGGACCACCTCCATCTCCCCAGCCTTGGTCAGGAAGAACTCCCCCAATGGCGGTGTCTGTTCTGGGCCTCGAACAGGATCTCAGCTTATACGAGCAAG TAACCCAGATCTGCGCCGTTCCGAGCTCTCCCTAGACGCCATGCTGCAAAGAACTTCCTCCAACTCGTCGTCGTCTTCCTCGCCCTCGTCCCAAGGAGGCTCGGTGGAGAGGAGAG GTCAGAGCAGACAGGAGACCTCGCCGTTGGGAGCCAATCAGGAGGCCAGATCCAAACAGGAGGAGGGCCGCGAATCAAGCCGACCCAGCAGGCCCGCG AGCTATAAGAAAGCCATAGATGAG GACCTCAGCGCTCTGGCTAAGGAACTGCGAGAGTTGAGGGTCGAGGAGGGGAACCGGCCTCCGGTTAAG GTGACGGACTATTCGTCGTCCAGCGAGGAGTCGGAGAGCAGCGACGAAGACGGCGAGCCTGTGGGACACGACGGCACCGTGGCCGTTAGCGACATCCCTCGTATCAT GCCAGCCGTGCAAAGCAGCGGCGAGTCTTACGGAGGACTGAGCGAGGGGCCGGAGCCTTACAGCAACTCCAAAGATGGCACGCTGGTCATGAGAGAG gCCGAGGAAAAGAGGCGAGGCAGCCACGCCGAGAGCAACGGGTTTGGGAATCACGGTAACCACGGCAACCTACCCGACCTGGTGCGGCAGAGCAGCTCGCCCACAGCCCCGCCCACCGCCCTGCAGGAGCTGGGAGACATGCCCGAG TTCGGTCTTGGCGGTTGCAAAGCGTCCTTCACCCCGTTTGTGGACCCCCGCGTCTACCAAACGTCCCCGAGCGACGAAAATGAGAACTCAGCAGCTG CCATGTTTGCCAGCGAGCTGCTGCGGCAGGAACAGGCCCGCCTCAACGAAGCCAGGAAGATCTCGGTGGTCAACGTCAACCCCACCAACATCCGACCGCACAGCGACACGCCCGAGATCCGCAAGTACAAGAAGCGTTTCAACTCGGAGATCCTTTGCGCCGCGCTCTGGG GTGTGAATCTGCTGGTGGGGACGGAGAACGGCCTCATGTTGCTCGACCGAAGCGGCCAGGGAAAAGTTTACAACCTGATCACCAGGCGGCGTTTCCTTCAAATGGACGTGCTGGAGGGCCTCAACGTGCTCGTCACCATATCGG GGAAAAAGAACAAGCTGCGCGTTTACTACCTGTCCTGGCTGAGGAACAGAATACTGCACAACGACCCGGAAGTGGAGAAGAAGCAAGGCTGGATCACCGTCGGGGAGCTGGAAGGATGCGTGCATTATAAAGTTG TGAAGTACGAGAGGATCAAGTTCCTGGTGATTGCCCTGAAGAACTCGGTGGAGATCTACGCCTGGGCCCCTAAGCCCTACCACAAGTTCATGGCCTTTAAG TCGTTCGCCGAGCTGCAGCATCGTCCTCAGCTGGTGGACCTGACCGTGGAGGAAGGCCAGAGGTTGAAGGTCATCTACGGCTCCAGCTTGGGCTTCCACGTCATCGACGTCGACTCGGGCAACCCGTACGACATCTACATCCCGTCACAC tgcGCCAAAGAGACCAAG ATTCAGAGCCAGGTGACGCCGCACGCCATCGTGGTGTTACCCAAGACGGACGGCATGGAGATGCTGCTGTGCTACGAGGACGAGGGCGTCTACGTCAACACTTACGGCAGGATCACCAAAGACGTTGTGCTGCAATGGGGGGAAATGCCCACCTCTGTtg CTTACATCCACTCCAATCAAATCATGGGCTGGGGCGAGAAAGCCATCGAGATCCGCTCGGTGGAGACGGGCCACCTGGACGGAGTCTTCATGCACAAGAGGGCCCAGAGACTCAAGTTCCTGTGCGAGCGCAATGACAAA GTGTTCTTTGCATCGGTGCGCTCAGGAGGCAGCAGTCAAGTGTTTTTCATGACCCTCAATAGGAACTCCATGATGAATTGGTga